Below is a window of Desulfosoma caldarium DNA.
TTTTCAGCTTGGCGTAAAGCGTGTTTCGGCCGATGCCGAGAGCCCGGGCGGCTTGCGAAATGTTGCCTTGAAAATGGGCGTAGGCCTGGCGAATCGATTCCGCTTCGCGCCGCCTCAAGTTGAAGTCGAGGTGGTCGCAAGAGCCCGGCGCGGGACCATCCTTTTGGACAATGGCTTCGGGAAGACAGTCTGCGGAAAGGACATCGTTGGGCATCAGGGCCACGGCCGCCTCGATGGCGTGGCGTAGCTCCCTCACGTTGCCCGGCCAATGGTACCGGTGGAGGGCGTCGTAGAAATCGGGGAGCACGGCCCGAACGCGCCGCGCCAATGTCTTCGAATAGAGCGTAAGAAAATGCTGCACCAACAATTCCAGGTCTTCTTTTCTTTCCCGCAAGGGCGGCAGCGCAATGCGGACCACTTGGAGGCGGTAGAACAGGTCTTCGCGGAACAAGCCATCAGCCACCCTTTGCGCCAAGTCGCGATGGGTCGCTGCGATGATGCGCACATCCACTTTGATGGGCTTGTTGCCTCCGACACGGGTCACCTGACCGTCTTCCAGAACCCGCAGGAGATTTACCTGCATGTCCAGAGGCATCTCGGCGATCTCATCCAAAAAAAGTGTACCGCTGTCGGCCGATTCAAACAAGCCACGGCTTCCTCCGCGGCGTGCTCCTGTGAACGCCCCCTCCTCGTACCCGAACAAAACGCTCTGAATAAGCCCGGATGGGATGGCTCCACAGTTCACGGCCACAAAGGGCCCGGCTTTTCTTCGACTTGCCTCGTGAATGGCCCGGGCCAGGACTTCTTTCCCGGTGCCGCTTTCGCCCACAAGGAGCACCGTCGTGTCGGTGCGTGCCACGCGGCGGGCCACATCCACGGCTCGACAAATGGCGCGGCTGCGCCCTAGCACTTTCTGAAAAGGATCCTTCGTCGAACGAGAAGAGGATGACCCTTTGGGTGAAAAGTGGGGTTCTTGAAGAATGAGCAGGAAACCCATGACGGTGCCGTTGGGGCTGCTCATGGCATGTGCAAAGACGGGCAGTGCGGGGTTCGTGTGGCATCGCACGGCCCTCACCCTTTTTTCGGGTTCTGCGATGTTTTTGGCGAAGGCCTTAAAGCTTCGAGGAAGGTCGAACCAGAGCTCTGCCTTGGCTCCTCGCCATTGGCCGGGCGGTATGCCCAATAGATCGGCAGCTGCGTTGTTGCCTTCCAGGATTCGACCCTCGGGATCCACCAGTACCAGGCCCGCACTCGTGGCGCCGAAAAGTTTTTGCACCAGGTTGAAAGCGCGAAACATCTGCTGCGCCGCTTCGATGCGATACAGACGGCTTTCAATGTGCCGTGCGCCATGAAGGGCCAGTTCCAGCGCCTGCCTGTGATCGGAATCCATAGGACCGGATATGTCCAACACTGCGACCGGCTTACCATCCCAGCCAAATATGGGAGCGGCGGAACAGATCCATCCGTGATGGCTTTCGCAGAAGTGTTCCCGGCCTTTCACTTGAAGAGGATGGCAACATTGGAGCGCGGTGCCTATGGCGTTGGTGCCCACACTGGCTTCCGACCAGTTGGCGCCGGGGCCAAAGTTCAGCCGGTCGGCGGCCGTCAAGGCCTTCACGTCGCCGAACATGCCCAAAAGATATCCTCGTTCTTCGCTGATGGTCACCAAAAGGCCGCGGTCACGAATGAGCTCGTAGATTTCCATCTGCATATCCAGGGTGATATCCCGAAGGAATCGAAAAGCTTCGCCCAGTTCGGCGTCGGAGCGGATATCGCGACATTTGCCCTGCGAGGGATCTACACCGTTTTCTCGGCACCGGGACCAGGATCGAAGGATGACATCGCGAATGCCGTCGGCGCAAAGCCCTTGAAGCACATAGTCCTTCCAGGTCTTCAGGTCCAAGGTGTGCGCGGACAAGATGAGGGGTGATGACTTCGTTGCACCACTTCGCTTGGGAACCCTTTTGGAAGGAATGATCTGAAATCGCGAGCCCTGCCAGATCAATTCGTACATGGTTCCCACCTCCTTGAGAAAGGAAGAAACCGTGAGCGCTCGCCTCGAGGAGCTTCCAAAGCTTGCTCAAAAGCTCATTTTTCTTCTTTTCTAGAACGAAGCTCCTTGCCTGTCCAAGACTTTTTGAAGGCGACGACATGGTTGCCAAGACGTGTTCGATAACCGAACAGGCTTTCTTGCGCCCGGGTTCGTAACGGCGCCATGGCTGGGCCTTGAAGGGTGGCACCGGTTTTGCCCACATCTTTCGGGAAGCATTGATGGCCCAAAGACCCTGCGTACACAAGGAGGAGAGCCGTGGCCGTGCACGTTTTCATGCCCAAGTGGGGCCTGACCATGACCGAAGGAAAGATCACCCGCTGGTTCAAGCAGGAAGGAGACGCGGTGGTCAAAGGTGAGCCGCTCTTTGAAGTGGAGACGAGTAAGATCACCAACGTGGTGGAAGCGCCGGCCAGCGGCAGGGTGTACCGGATTTTGGTGCCGGCCGGAACAACCGTGCCGGTGAAGACGAGGGTGGCGGTGATTGCCGAAGAGGGGGATGAGCCGCAGAGGCTGCGTGCCGAGTCAGCGCCTGTTGAGGAAGCTGGGGTGGAAAAGGAAGTGGAGGCGGCTTCTAAGGGCGCTTTTGTGCAGGCGACGCCGGCGGCGCGGCGTTTGGCCAAGGAATGGGGGCTGGATCTGGCAGCCGTTACGGGATCCGGGCCGGAAGGGCGCGTGACCGAACAGGACGTGCGCCGTCACAGGGAAGCACTGACCGCGCAGCCGGCCGTGAGCCCGCAGGCGCAAGCCCTGGCGAACAAGGAAGGTATCGACCTTTCCACCGTTCAAGGGACGGGCGAAGGGGGCCGCATCACCAAGGCGGATGTATTGCGTGCCGCAGAAGCGAGGAAAAAGGCTCAGGCCGCTCCCGCCCCTCAAGGCTTTGAAGGAACCAGGGTGCTGCCGGGCACGGTGCTTCCCATGACCGGCATGCGTCGCCTCATTGCCGACAACATGATGGCAAGCCTGCACCAGTCAGCACAACTCACCGTGTTTGTGGAAGTGGACGTCACCGAACTGCTTCGCCTCAAGAACCTTGTGCATCAACGCTTCACGGCGCCCGAAGATCCCAAGGTCGGCACCAACGACCTGATCTGCTATGCCGTATGCCGGGCGCTTCGCCGGGTCCCCATCCTAAATTCCTGGCTCACAGAAGAGGGCATTCGCGTCCACGACGTCGTGAATTTGGGCATTGCCGTCGCCTTGCCTCAGGGGCTCATTGTGCCCAACGTGAAAAACGCCCACCAGAAGAGCCTTTTGGAACTGTCTCAAGAGATTAAGGACCTGGTGAGCAAGGCTCGAGAGAATCGCCTAAGCATCGACGAAATTCAGGGGGGAACCTTTACGGTCACCAATGTGAGCATGCTGGGAGTGGATGGTTTCACGCCCATCCTCAACCCGCCGGAAACAGGCATTTTGGGAGTGGGTCGTGCTATGGCCAAGCCTGCCGTGTTTCAGAACCAGATCGTCATTCGCCAGCTCATGACCCTGAGCTTGACCTTTGATCATCGTGTCACCGACGGGGCCCCGGCCATGACCTTTTTGAGAACCTTGGCGGATTTTCTGGAAGAACCCGCCACCTTGATCGCTTAGCACCGGGCATTCACCAGTAGACCGGCGGAGCGGCCCGGGGCACCAGGGGCCATGGCGCCTTGGGACATCGACGTAGCAAAAAGGGGCCAAACGCCGCCGAAGGACGGAGCGCATGAAAGGCAAGCGATTCATTGTGGAATTGGGCACGGGCGCGGATCTGCACGGTGAGGATGTGACAAAAGCCGCCTGCCGGGCGGTAAGGGACGCCATTGGAAGAAGCTGCCTGTGCGGGTTGGTGGAGATTCTGGGGCTTGAAAGGCTGGAGGAGGTTCAGGTGGAGATCCTCGTGGCCTGTCCCGATCCGGATCGTGTGGACCGAGAGGCCGTGGCGGCGGAAGTTCCCATCGGCCGCAAGACCGTTCGCGTGATGTTTGGGGGTATGACAGCCCCCGGCCTCTGCGTGGACCGTTTTGCTAAGGGTTGTGACCGGATCGTGGTGGCCAACGTGGCGCTTACCGTATCCGTGGACTCACAAAGAACGGGTGCCTGAGGCAACCCGCGGGGGAGGTGCACCATGAGTCTTAATGAAGAAAAACTGCTTCAGATGTACACCACCATGGTTAAGATTCGGGAATTTGAAAGCAAAGTCCAGGAGTTTTTCGCCGCAGGCAAGATCCCCGGTTTCGTCCATCTGTACATCGGCGAAGAGGCCGTAGCCACCGGCACCTGCGCCGTGTTGCGACCGGCGGATTACATCACCAGCACCCATCGAGGGCACGGGCATCTGATTGCCAAGGGTGGAGACCTCAAGAAAATGATGGCAGAACTCTTTGGAAAGAAGACAGGGTACTGCAAGGGCAAGGGAGGCTCCATGCACATTGCCGATGTGGATCTGGGGATTCTTGGGGCCAACGGCATCGTAGGCGGTGGAGGGCCCATTGCCAATGGAGCAGCCTTGGCAGCTCAGTACAGGGGTACGGACCAGGTGGCCGTGTGCTTTTTCGGAGACGGGGCCTCGAATCAGGGAACCACGCAAGAGGCCATGAACCTGGCCAGTGCCTGGAAACTTCCGGTGGTGTTCGTCAACGAAAACAACGGCTACGGTATTTCCTGTCCCACGTGCAAGTCGATGGCCGTGGCCGACATTGCGGACCGGGCCGCCGCCTATGACATGCCGGGCGTGGTAGTGGACGGCAATGATGTGGTGGCAGTCTACGAAGCGGTGGCGGAAGCCGTGGATCGAGCGCGCAAAGGCAACGGTCCATCGCTCATCGAATGCAAGACCTATCGGTGGTGTGGCCATTTTGAAGGCGACGCCTGCACGTACCGGGATGAGGAAGAGTTGCGCACATGGAAAGCCAAGGACCCTTTGGCACGCTTTCGAGAAAAACTCATGGACCAGGGGATCCTCACAGAGGACCGGGACCGAAAAATTCGGGAGACCATCGCCCAGGAGCTCCAAGAAGCCGTGCGGTTTGCAGAAGAGAGCCCACTTCCGGCGCCCGAAGAAGTCCTAGAAGACGTTTATGCCTAGGCGTCCCAACGCCGTGCCACCGCCATGCACTCAAAGGGTTGAAGGAGAAATGCCATGCCGACCAAGACCTATCTTCAGGCCATCAATGAAGCCCTTCGCCAGGAAATGGAGCGAGACTCCAACGTTTTCATCATGGGCGAGGACGTGGGGCCTTTTGGAGGATGCTTTGGGGTCACCAAGGGCCTGTACGAGCAGTTCGGGGAAAAACGGGTCAAGGATACGCCCATCACGGAAAGTGCCATCATCGGAGCGGCCACGGGAGCCGCGGCGGCGGGGCTGCGGCCCGTGTGCGAAATCATGTTTGTGGACTTTATAGGCGTTGCTCTGGATCAGCTGTTCAACCAGGCCGCCAAGATGCGCTACATGTTTGGCGGTAAAGCCAAGATTCCCATGGTGCTTCGAACCCCGCAAGGGGCGGGCATCGGGGCGGCGGCTCAGCATTCCCAAAGCCTGGAAGCCTGGTTCGCCCATGTGCCCGGCCTGAAAGTGGCCATGCCGGCCACCCCCTACGACGCCAAGGGCTTGCTCGTCACCGCCATTCGCGATGACAATCCCGTGGTGTTTCTGGAACACAAGCTACTTTACGGGCTGGAAGGCGAGGTGCCCGACGAGCTCTACAGCGTGCCGTTCGGCAAGGCCGAAGTACGGCGAAGCGGCAAGGACGTCACGGTGGTGGCCACGGCCAAAATGGTTCACACGGCCCTGGAAGCCGCCGAAGTCTTGGCCAAGGACGGCATTTCGGCCGAAGTCATCGACCCTCGAACCCTTGTGCCCTTTGATACGGCCACGGTGGTTGAGTCGGTGAAGAAAACCCACGGCCTGGTGGTGGTTCACGAAGCGGTGAAGCACGCCGGGTTCGGTGCTGAAATCGCCGCGCAGGTGGCCGAAATGGCCTTTGACTACCTGGACGGCCCCATCGTGCGGGTGGCCGCGCCGTTCACGCCGGTGCCTTTTTCTCCACCCCTGGAACAGGCCTTTCTGCCCGACGTGAACGACATTGTGGCGGCGGTGCGGAAAATTCGAGGCTGAACCCAATTGGCGTGCCGGCCCGATGCGGAAGATTTCCAAAAGCAAAGGAGGCTCATGTCCAGTGCCATTGGAATTGTGGCCAACCCGGCCTCCGGCAAAGATATTCGAAGGCTGGTGGCTCACGGCAGCGTGTTTGACAATCAAGAAAAGGTGCGCATTGTTCGGCGGATTCTCATGGGCCTGGAGGCTGCCGGAGTCCAAGATGTCTGGTACATGCCCGATGCCTACGCCATTGTGGATCGAGCCCTGCGAGGCTGCGCCGTGACCATGAATGTGAAAGCGATTCCCATGAGCGTTCAGGACAGCCAAGAAGATTCCATGAACGCCGCGGCGTGGATGGAAGCCCACGGCGTGGGCTGTGTGGTGGTTTTGGGAGGGGACGGGACATGCCGGGCTGTCGTTCGAGGCACGCGCGGCGTGCCCCTTCTTCCCCTGTCCACGGGGACCAACAACGTGTTTCCTCAGGTGCTGGAGGCCACCATCGTGGGGCTGGCAGCGGGCCTGGTGGCCACGGGCGCCGTGCCCTTGGACGAAGCGGGCTCCAAGGTTTCCTGCCTGGAAGTGCTTTGCGACGGCATGCCGGTGGATCTTGCGCTGGTAGATGTGGCGGTTTGCGAGGGTACTTTTATCGGCGCTCGCGCCATTTGGGAAGTGGATAAGGTTCGAGAACTGTTCCTCTCTCGATGCCGACCGGAATCCATCGGCCTGTCGGCTCTGGGAGGACAACTGGAAACCGTGGAGCCCGAAGAGCCGGCAGGGCTGCATATCAGAATGGGCGATGAAGGTCTTCGGGTTTCCGCGGCCGTTGCGCCGGGTCTGATCCGCACCGTGGCCGTCGCGCACTTCGAACGCATGGCACCGCAGGCGGTCTACCCCGTGAATGTGACCCGTGGCGTGTTGGCCCTGGATGGGGAAAGGGAGAGGGAAATCAAGCCGTCGGCGGCCGTGGGCGTGCGATTGAGCCTGGATGGTCCGTTTGTGGTCAATGTGGCGCGGGTCATGGCACGGGCTCGAGAAAGAGGCCTTTTTCTTTCAAGAACGTAGAGGTTTAGGCGGCCGCCGGCTTGGGATCCTTTGCCTGCCTGGCTCGCTCTTCGTGCGAGCGAAAGGGCTCGCACGCAGCCCCAGGCGCCAACAGGTTTAAAGCATGCGCGAAAGGAGAAAAAATGAGCGACGTTGTCAAAGCGGCCTTTCTTTTCGTTGCCCCCGAAGCGGACCCCGACGTGCACCGCCACTGGGTCAAAACCCCTAAAGTGCACCTTCTGGTGGTAGGGGTTGCCGATTACCGGCAGGCGGTGACGACGGCCAAGGTTTTGGTCGAAAAGGAAGGGATCAGCGCCCTCGAACTGTGCGGCGGATTTGGAAACCGAGGCACGGCCCTGGTGGCCGAAGCGGTGGGTGGATCGGTTCCCGTGGGCGTGGTCCGTTTCGACGCGCATCCGGGATTGGGTCACGTCAGAGGAGACACCCTCTTTTGAACGGAATGGCGGGACAAAAGCCTGAAGTGGTCTTGACCACTTCAAGGCTTGCCCTGTCTGCACTCAGCCGAACAGATCATCCAAGGCCTCAAAAACGTATTTCAGATACATGAGCTTAGGGGATCCTCCCATGGCCACGGCCATGAGGGCCGCCTGAAGAATCTGATCGCGAGAGGCGCCTGCGGCAGCGGCCGCTTCTACATGAATGGCGATGCACATGTCGCATTGTGACATCACGGAAC
It encodes the following:
- a CDS encoding sigma-54-dependent Fis family transcriptional regulator: MYELIWQGSRFQIIPSKRVPKRSGATKSSPLILSAHTLDLKTWKDYVLQGLCADGIRDVILRSWSRCRENGVDPSQGKCRDIRSDAELGEAFRFLRDITLDMQMEIYELIRDRGLLVTISEERGYLLGMFGDVKALTAADRLNFGPGANWSEASVGTNAIGTALQCCHPLQVKGREHFCESHHGWICSAAPIFGWDGKPVAVLDISGPMDSDHRQALELALHGARHIESRLYRIEAAQQMFRAFNLVQKLFGATSAGLVLVDPEGRILEGNNAAADLLGIPPGQWRGAKAELWFDLPRSFKAFAKNIAEPEKRVRAVRCHTNPALPVFAHAMSSPNGTVMGFLLILQEPHFSPKGSSSSRSTKDPFQKVLGRSRAICRAVDVARRVARTDTTVLLVGESGTGKEVLARAIHEASRRKAGPFVAVNCGAIPSGLIQSVLFGYEEGAFTGARRGGSRGLFESADSGTLFLDEIAEMPLDMQVNLLRVLEDGQVTRVGGNKPIKVDVRIIAATHRDLAQRVADGLFREDLFYRLQVVRIALPPLRERKEDLELLVQHFLTLYSKTLARRVRAVLPDFYDALHRYHWPGNVRELRHAIEAAVALMPNDVLSADCLPEAIVQKDGPAPGSCDHLDFNLRRREAESIRQAYAHFQGNISQAARALGIGRNTLYAKLKKLNLL
- a CDS encoding dihydrolipoamide acetyltransferase family protein, whose translation is MAVHVFMPKWGLTMTEGKITRWFKQEGDAVVKGEPLFEVETSKITNVVEAPASGRVYRILVPAGTTVPVKTRVAVIAEEGDEPQRLRAESAPVEEAGVEKEVEAASKGAFVQATPAARRLAKEWGLDLAAVTGSGPEGRVTEQDVRRHREALTAQPAVSPQAQALANKEGIDLSTVQGTGEGGRITKADVLRAAEARKKAQAAPAPQGFEGTRVLPGTVLPMTGMRRLIADNMMASLHQSAQLTVFVEVDVTELLRLKNLVHQRFTAPEDPKVGTNDLICYAVCRALRRVPILNSWLTEEGIRVHDVVNLGIAVALPQGLIVPNVKNAHQKSLLELSQEIKDLVSKARENRLSIDEIQGGTFTVTNVSMLGVDGFTPILNPPETGILGVGRAMAKPAVFQNQIVIRQLMTLSLTFDHRVTDGAPAMTFLRTLADFLEEPATLIA
- a CDS encoding Lin0512 family protein, which translates into the protein MKGKRFIVELGTGADLHGEDVTKAACRAVRDAIGRSCLCGLVEILGLERLEEVQVEILVACPDPDRVDREAVAAEVPIGRKTVRVMFGGMTAPGLCVDRFAKGCDRIVVANVALTVSVDSQRTGA
- a CDS encoding thiamine pyrophosphate-dependent dehydrogenase E1 component subunit alpha; the protein is MSLNEEKLLQMYTTMVKIREFESKVQEFFAAGKIPGFVHLYIGEEAVATGTCAVLRPADYITSTHRGHGHLIAKGGDLKKMMAELFGKKTGYCKGKGGSMHIADVDLGILGANGIVGGGGPIANGAALAAQYRGTDQVAVCFFGDGASNQGTTQEAMNLASAWKLPVVFVNENNGYGISCPTCKSMAVADIADRAAAYDMPGVVVDGNDVVAVYEAVAEAVDRARKGNGPSLIECKTYRWCGHFEGDACTYRDEEELRTWKAKDPLARFREKLMDQGILTEDRDRKIRETIAQELQEAVRFAEESPLPAPEEVLEDVYA
- a CDS encoding alpha-ketoacid dehydrogenase subunit beta — its product is MPTKTYLQAINEALRQEMERDSNVFIMGEDVGPFGGCFGVTKGLYEQFGEKRVKDTPITESAIIGAATGAAAAGLRPVCEIMFVDFIGVALDQLFNQAAKMRYMFGGKAKIPMVLRTPQGAGIGAAAQHSQSLEAWFAHVPGLKVAMPATPYDAKGLLVTAIRDDNPVVFLEHKLLYGLEGEVPDELYSVPFGKAEVRRSGKDVTVVATAKMVHTALEAAEVLAKDGISAEVIDPRTLVPFDTATVVESVKKTHGLVVVHEAVKHAGFGAEIAAQVAEMAFDYLDGPIVRVAAPFTPVPFSPPLEQAFLPDVNDIVAAVRKIRG
- a CDS encoding NAD(+)/NADH kinase, with product MSSAIGIVANPASGKDIRRLVAHGSVFDNQEKVRIVRRILMGLEAAGVQDVWYMPDAYAIVDRALRGCAVTMNVKAIPMSVQDSQEDSMNAAAWMEAHGVGCVVVLGGDGTCRAVVRGTRGVPLLPLSTGTNNVFPQVLEATIVGLAAGLVATGAVPLDEAGSKVSCLEVLCDGMPVDLALVDVAVCEGTFIGARAIWEVDKVRELFLSRCRPESIGLSALGGQLETVEPEEPAGLHIRMGDEGLRVSAAVAPGLIRTVAVAHFERMAPQAVYPVNVTRGVLALDGEREREIKPSAAVGVRLSLDGPFVVNVARVMARARERGLFLSRT
- a CDS encoding DUF6506 family protein encodes the protein MSDVVKAAFLFVAPEADPDVHRHWVKTPKVHLLVVGVADYRQAVTTAKVLVEKEGISALELCGGFGNRGTALVAEAVGGSVPVGVVRFDAHPGLGHVRGDTLF
- a CDS encoding carboxymuconolactone decarboxylase family protein — protein: MNTAEKASVAFSYIQNHVPEVYEKYLEFTKTMALKGDLSDRDKELILVACSVMSQCDMCIAIHVEAAAAAGASRDQILQAALMAVAMGGSPKLMYLKYVFEALDDLFG